One segment of Cetobacterium sp. NK01 DNA contains the following:
- a CDS encoding YeeE/YedE thiosulfate transporter family protein: MKNLFFDNVPLLGLLLGILFGLGLYYAGATNRVVISNMLKLKDLTLMKIIIFAIGFSMFLLYISVSLKIIPMDHFSIKPMNIGVIFGSAILAIGFGMVGLCPGTAVASFGAGYLKSIYVILGGIIGAFLFTFAYPILKSIGLFENVLGGKTTILYLSEKYGFIFHGTPWIGVFIGLILIAISIVIPYSLTEKR, translated from the coding sequence ATGAAAAATTTATTCTTTGATAATGTTCCGCTTTTAGGTTTGTTACTAGGAATTTTATTTGGATTGGGATTATATTATGCAGGTGCTACTAATAGAGTTGTCATATCTAACATGTTAAAACTTAAAGATTTAACTCTTATGAAAATAATAATTTTTGCAATAGGATTTAGTATGTTTTTACTTTATATTAGTGTATCTTTAAAAATAATTCCTATGGATCACTTTAGTATTAAACCTATGAATATTGGTGTTATTTTTGGAAGTGCAATTTTAGCTATTGGATTTGGAATGGTTGGACTTTGTCCTGGAACTGCCGTTGCAAGTTTTGGTGCAGGATATTTAAAAAGTATCTATGTTATTTTAGGTGGAATTATCGGTGCTTTTCTTTTTACATTTGCATATCCCATATTAAAAAGTATCGGACTTTTTGAAAATGTTCTTGGAGGTAAAACCACTATACTTTATTTGTCTGAAAAATATGGTTTTATTTTCCATGGAACACCTTGGATTGGAGTTTTTATAGGATTAATTTTGATAGCTATCTCTATAGTGATTCCATACTCTTTAACAGAAAAAAGATAA
- a CDS encoding NAD(P)H-hydrate dehydratase — MNFIDLEYVKGIYRPRNPESYKGDFGHTLILCGSRGMVGAGFFSSMGSVKSGSGLTSLGSYRDTFNIFSVKLNEVMLINLDEINILENLDKFSSIVIGSGFGVTPKNEHLLKELFLTYKNPIVVDADGLTILSKNNNIDLLKDRQDPTILTPHYGEFSRLTNLDIEYIKKNREVVAKEFIQKYNCILLLKDHRTLVGDKENIFINTTGDSVMATGGMGDVLSGIIGSFISQKYSPLDATILGTFFHGKAGEYFSATHYCVTPTDILDILPKIIKETEY, encoded by the coding sequence ATGAATTTTATAGATTTAGAATATGTAAAGGGAATATATAGACCTAGAAATCCAGAATCATATAAAGGTGATTTTGGGCATACTTTAATTTTATGTGGTAGTAGAGGGATGGTAGGAGCAGGTTTTTTTTCAAGTATGGGTTCTGTAAAATCTGGTTCTGGACTTACATCTTTAGGAAGTTATCGAGATACATTTAATATTTTTTCTGTAAAGTTAAATGAAGTGATGTTGATCAATTTAGATGAAATAAACATCTTAGAAAATTTAGATAAATTTTCATCAATAGTTATAGGAAGTGGATTTGGAGTAACTCCTAAAAATGAGCATCTATTAAAAGAATTATTTTTAACATATAAAAATCCAATTGTGGTAGATGCTGATGGGTTAACTATACTATCTAAAAATAATAATATTGATCTTTTAAAAGATAGACAAGATCCTACAATTTTAACTCCTCACTATGGAGAGTTTTCAAGATTAACAAATTTAGATATTGAATATATTAAAAAAAATAGAGAGGTAGTAGCAAAAGAGTTTATACAAAAATACAACTGTATATTATTGCTAAAAGATCACAGAACTTTAGTGGGGGACAAAGAGAATATTTTTATAAATACAACTGGAGATAGTGTTATGGCAACTGGAGGAATGGGGGATGTTTTAAGTGGAATAATTGGAAGCTTCATAAGTCAAAAGTATTCTCCATTAGATGCAACTATTTTAGGAACTTTTTTCCATGGAAAAGCAGGAGAATATTTTTCAGCTACTCACTACTGTGTAACACCTACAGATATTTTAGATATACTTCCTAAAATTATAAAAGAGACAGAGTATTAA
- a CDS encoding tyrosine-type recombinase/integrase → MNEIAIKEKHEISTQRRKRKNKEEKKSIFEIYKSPKTMKDYFFYLKDFLTYVYDGDSPIEGDEIIELMTGIEKSDIEDYLSHLINEREMKKTSVNKVISSLKSLYKELEKNGYDNPFKYIGLFKTSRNLDNILKVSFDDIKEILKNYKINGEKEYRNTVILHTLFYTGMRSQELLSLQFKHILKRNGEYFVKLEKTKSGREQYKPLHNFLINKIDDYKNYLINVYGIDEEELDERYLFCSSFEKNRPLSYRALYNVVQEMGQVINKEISPHNIRHAIATELSLNGADLIEIRDFLGHSDTKVTEVYINAKSLIEKKVLDKIPVQSMDD, encoded by the coding sequence TTGAACGAGATAGCTATTAAAGAAAAACATGAAATAAGTACCCAGCGTAGAAAGAGAAAAAATAAAGAGGAAAAGAAAAGTATATTTGAAATATATAAATCTCCTAAAACTATGAAAGATTATTTTTTCTATTTAAAAGATTTCTTAACTTATGTTTATGATGGAGATTCTCCTATAGAGGGAGATGAGATAATTGAACTTATGACAGGAATAGAAAAAAGTGATATAGAGGACTATCTTTCTCATCTTATAAACGAAAGAGAAATGAAGAAAACTTCTGTGAACAAAGTTATCTCATCTTTAAAATCTCTTTACAAAGAGTTAGAAAAAAATGGGTATGATAATCCTTTTAAATATATTGGACTTTTTAAAACATCAAGAAATTTAGATAACATATTAAAAGTGTCTTTTGATGATATAAAAGAGATTTTAAAAAATTATAAAATAAATGGAGAGAAAGAATATAGAAACACAGTTATTCTTCATACTCTATTTTATACAGGAATGAGAAGCCAAGAACTTCTCTCTTTACAATTTAAACATATACTAAAAAGAAATGGTGAATATTTTGTGAAGTTGGAAAAAACTAAAAGTGGAAGAGAACAATATAAACCATTACATAATTTTTTAATAAATAAGATTGATGACTATAAAAATTATTTAATTAATGTCTATGGAATAGATGAAGAGGAGTTAGATGAAAGATATTTATTTTGCAGTTCTTTTGAAAAAAATAGACCTCTTTCATATAGAGCACTTTATAATGTAGTCCAAGAAATGGGACAAGTTATAAACAAAGAGATTAGTCCCCATAATATTCGTCATGCTATTGCAACGGAACTTTCATTAAACGGAGCAGATTTAATTGAGATTAGAGACTTTTTAGGGCATTCAGACACTAAAGTTACAGAGGTTTATATAAATGCTAAATCATTAATTGAAAAAAAGGTGCTTGATAAAATACCTGTACAATCTATGGATGATTAA
- a CDS encoding pseudouridine synthase: MRLDKFLVECGIGSRSEVKKLISSAEITIDGYICKDNNKNIDEKNTVVEYKGRRVIYKEFRYYKLYKIDGYITATEDKKEKTVMELLPEWVNKKDLFPVGRLDKDTEGLLLFTNDGKLAHEVTSPKKHVDKIYRVILRDEIGEGELKQLEEGVDIGGYITQQAKAEMINSKEILLNIKEGKFHQVKKMLKAVGNEVIYLKRETFGKLTLEDMVPCEVREIERDDVI; this comes from the coding sequence TTGAGATTAGATAAATTTTTAGTAGAGTGTGGAATTGGAAGTAGAAGCGAGGTAAAAAAATTAATATCTTCTGCTGAAATAACTATAGATGGATATATTTGTAAAGATAACAACAAAAACATAGACGAGAAAAATACAGTGGTAGAATATAAAGGTAGAAGAGTTATATATAAGGAATTTAGATATTATAAACTATATAAAATAGACGGATACATTACTGCTACTGAAGATAAAAAGGAAAAAACAGTAATGGAACTTTTGCCAGAGTGGGTAAATAAAAAAGATTTATTTCCTGTTGGTAGATTAGACAAAGATACTGAAGGTTTACTTCTTTTTACCAATGATGGAAAACTGGCTCATGAAGTTACTTCTCCAAAAAAACATGTGGATAAAATTTATAGAGTTATACTAAGAGATGAGATAGGAGAGGGAGAACTTAAGCAGTTAGAAGAAGGTGTTGATATTGGTGGATATATTACTCAACAGGCTAAAGCTGAAATGATAAATTCAAAAGAGATTCTTCTGAATATAAAAGAGGGAAAATTCCATCAGGTTAAAAAAATGTTGAAAGCTGTTGGAAATGAAGTTATATATCTTAAAAGAGAGACTTTTGGAAAATTGACTTTAGAAGATATGGTACCGTGTGAAGTTAGAGAGATAGAAAGAGATGATGTAATCTAA
- the nfo gene encoding deoxyribonuclease IV: protein MTREEKIKNTYLGAHVSIQGGVANAFKNAMAIDANGFGMFVKNQRRWDAKPYTEDEILEFKDAMRRYKFTPEQILPHDGYLINLGSPDEEKREKSLNAFLDEMERVNQLGLIYLNTHPGSHLKEVSEEECIRLIADSINKAHKEVPNVIVVLENTAGQGSNMGYKFEHLRDIINLIEDKSRIGVCLDTCHTVAAGYALSTEEEYNATMDAFENIVGFKYLKGVHLNDSMFGVGSKKDRHHSIGEGTLGIDFFKRFMNDDRFRNIPIVMETIDETIWKQEIELLRSFID from the coding sequence ATGACAAGAGAAGAGAAAATTAAAAATACATATTTAGGTGCTCATGTATCTATACAAGGTGGAGTAGCTAATGCTTTTAAAAATGCAATGGCTATAGATGCAAATGGATTTGGAATGTTTGTTAAAAACCAGAGAAGATGGGATGCTAAACCATATACAGAGGATGAAATTTTAGAATTTAAAGATGCTATGAGAAGATATAAGTTTACTCCAGAGCAGATTTTACCACATGATGGATATCTTATAAATTTAGGAAGTCCTGATGAAGAAAAGAGAGAGAAATCATTAAATGCATTTTTAGATGAGATGGAAAGAGTGAATCAGTTGGGACTTATATATCTAAACACTCATCCAGGAAGTCACTTGAAAGAAGTAAGTGAAGAGGAGTGTATTAGACTTATAGCTGATTCAATAAATAAAGCACATAAAGAGGTTCCAAATGTTATAGTTGTTTTAGAGAATACAGCTGGACAAGGATCAAATATGGGATATAAGTTTGAGCATTTAAGAGATATAATAAATCTTATTGAAGATAAAAGTAGAATAGGTGTTTGTTTAGATACGTGTCATACAGTAGCAGCGGGATATGCTCTTTCAACAGAGGAGGAATATAATGCAACTATGGATGCTTTTGAAAACATTGTTGGATTTAAATATCTAAAGGGAGTTCATTTAAATGATTCTATGTTTGGAGTAGGAAGTAAAAAAGATAGACATCACAGTATAGGAGAGGGAACTTTAGGTATAGATTTCTTTAAAAGATTTATGAATGATGATAGATTTAGAAATATTCCAATTGTAATGGAAACTATAGATGAAACTATTTGGAAACAAGAGATTGAACTACTTAGAAGTTTTATAGACTAA
- a CDS encoding alanyl-tRNA editing protein — MIKVLSCVKEKENWIIEVESHNLYIDGKGGQIGDQGYIGNIKFLSVIDDNKIVVENEIIPGEYTYSINEERVFDIGVQHTAQHLFSAIAYNDYGLNTVGFRMTETYTTVDLDSKDLDENFVDELERKINGAIGEGRAILEKIMTRDEANSIDTFRKKISDKVTGDVRIITIDNMDTSACAGYHVSNISEIRLFKIISFEKIKGNYTRFYFLSGERAIEDFVKKNKTIKELDRIFSCRDNEIISMVEKFNNEKKEVESRFKELNLKYCNFLSRDLLSSAIEKDGRKYIVYKDDKDTIINLNKIIPGDYIFIGIWEDAGVISSKTIDCGELLKEFSKVLSIKGGGKGERANFKGEVSVAEITNIL, encoded by the coding sequence ATGATTAAAGTACTATCATGTGTAAAAGAAAAAGAGAATTGGATTATAGAAGTAGAATCACATAATCTATATATAGATGGAAAAGGTGGTCAAATAGGAGATCAGGGATATATAGGAAATATAAAATTTTTATCTGTTATAGATGATAATAAGATTGTAGTAGAAAACGAGATTATACCAGGAGAGTATACATACTCTATAAATGAAGAGAGAGTTTTCGATATTGGAGTACAACATACAGCTCAGCATCTTTTCTCAGCTATAGCATATAATGACTATGGATTAAATACTGTTGGATTTAGAATGACTGAAACCTATACAACAGTGGATTTAGATTCTAAAGATTTAGATGAAAACTTCGTAGACGAATTAGAAAGAAAAATTAATGGTGCTATAGGAGAGGGAAGAGCTATTTTAGAAAAAATAATGACTAGAGATGAAGCTAACTCTATTGATACCTTTAGAAAAAAAATAAGTGATAAAGTTACTGGTGATGTTAGAATTATAACTATAGATAATATGGATACAAGTGCTTGTGCTGGATACCATGTTTCTAACATATCAGAGATCAGACTTTTTAAAATTATAAGTTTTGAGAAAATCAAAGGAAATTACACTAGATTTTATTTTTTAAGTGGAGAGAGAGCTATCGAAGATTTTGTTAAGAAAAATAAAACAATTAAAGAATTAGATAGAATATTTAGTTGTAGAGATAATGAGATAATTTCTATGGTAGAAAAATTTAATAACGAAAAGAAAGAAGTTGAAAGTAGATTTAAAGAGTTAAATTTAAAATATTGTAATTTCTTATCTAGAGACCTATTAAGTTCAGCTATTGAAAAGGATGGTAGAAAATATATAGTATATAAAGATGATAAGGATACAATAATAAACTTAAATAAAATTATACCAGGTGATTATATTTTTATAGGTATTTGGGAAGATGCTGGAGTAATATCTAGTAAAACTATTGATTGTGGTGAACTATTAAAAGAGTTCTCTAAAGTACTAAGCATAAAAGGTGGAGGAAAAGGAGAGAGAGCTAACTTTAAAGGAGAGGTTTCAGTAGCGGAGATTACAAATATATTGTAA
- the rlmN gene encoding 23S rRNA (adenine(2503)-C(2))-methyltransferase RlmN, which produces MSNKINLLNLNEQELTDFIVSLGMKKFYGKQIFTWLNQKIVRDINDMTNISLKDRELLSEKAYIPFLNLLKHQVSKIDKTEKFLFKLEDGNTIESVILRHKDRTTLCISSQVGCAVKCGFCATGLGGFTRNLDVHEITNQFYTIERRLLKQGLQINNIVFMGMGEPMLNIDNVIKAIDILSSEKGVNVSKRRITISTSGIIPGIEKLLEERIPVELAISLHSAIDEKRSELMPINTKYPLEDLFPILQEYQRQTKRRITFEYILINDFNVSDNDIAYLADFVHNFDHILNLIPCNPVDGKDYQRPSQKKIDKIFNYLKDFRKVNVTVRGEKGTDIDGACGQLRQKNLK; this is translated from the coding sequence ATGTCAAATAAAATAAATTTACTTAATTTAAACGAACAAGAGCTTACAGACTTTATAGTTTCTTTAGGAATGAAGAAATTTTACGGAAAACAAATTTTTACATGGTTAAACCAAAAAATAGTAAGAGATATTAACGATATGACAAATATATCATTAAAGGATAGAGAATTACTTTCTGAGAAAGCTTACATCCCTTTCTTAAACCTATTAAAACATCAAGTTTCTAAAATTGATAAAACTGAAAAGTTTTTATTTAAATTAGAAGATGGAAATACAATTGAAAGTGTTATATTAAGACATAAAGATAGAACTACTCTTTGCATTTCATCTCAAGTTGGATGTGCTGTTAAGTGTGGATTCTGTGCTACAGGTCTTGGTGGATTTACAAGAAACTTAGATGTACATGAGATCACAAACCAATTCTATACAATAGAAAGAAGATTATTAAAGCAAGGTTTACAAATTAATAACATTGTATTTATGGGTATGGGAGAACCAATGCTTAACATTGATAATGTTATAAAAGCTATTGATATTTTATCAAGTGAAAAGGGAGTTAACGTTTCTAAGAGAAGAATCACAATTTCTACTTCTGGAATTATCCCTGGAATTGAGAAATTATTAGAAGAGAGAATTCCAGTGGAGTTAGCTATATCTTTACATAGTGCTATTGATGAAAAGAGAAGCGAGTTAATGCCTATTAACACAAAATATCCATTAGAGGATTTATTCCCAATATTACAAGAGTATCAAAGACAAACAAAAAGAAGAATAACTTTTGAGTATATCTTAATCAATGACTTTAATGTTTCTGATAATGATATTGCTTATTTAGCTGATTTTGTACACAACTTTGACCATATATTAAATCTTATTCCATGTAACCCAGTGGATGGAAAAGATTACCAAAGACCTTCACAAAAGAAAATTGATAAAATCTTCAACTATTTAAAAGATTTTAGAAAAGTAAATGTTACTGTAAGAGGGGAAAAAGGAACTGATATTGACGGTGCTTGTGGACAGTTAAGACAAAAAAATCTAAAATAA
- a CDS encoding transglycosylase domain-containing protein: MKWKILKYVAIFIISLGIVGGIGAGLLVNKYYKELPNVSELVENYSPPVPTTIYDRNGQVIDVISKETREPVDIEHIPQNLQNAFIAIEDRQFLTHYGIDPFRILGSAIVNLKSGRAAQGGSTITQQLARNAFLSHEKKFSRKIKEIIITFEIERKYTKDEIMEKYLNEIYFGSGSYGVKTAAYNFFRKDVKNVNLAESALLAGIPNRPNMYNPRTNLERSLVRQKLILKQMLKFGLITEAEYNEALNHKFVNESKASSQDYKDKNTTIVYGALDKKIEFNAPDFTDLVEKFLFENFEEKQIYNDGLTVETTLDLNIQKVAKDKFENYPRLKNDKKLQGAMVTIDAKNGEVISIIGGKNFKTGNFNRAVQAKRQVGSSFKPFIYYTALEKGFEENLVVEDSRIVFGTWAPRNFGERYYNGMTLMQGFDKSQNIVSIKLLNKVGIPALMDTMKKIDAGFVVPNNLTAALGTTEGTPLQVAQSYAVFANGGYSVKPFFVMKVTDKFGNILYDGKPQIEQKFNSADIALMTNMMKNSVKQGTSKSAQVKINNIPIEQGGKTGTTNNSRTVWYSGMTPDYVTTIYVGYDNNDPLYKATGGGVAAPLWKNFYQEIIEKGYYTPTTFTFLDNHVKNGDLAYQELDPLSGLLSGGPSDKTFLLRRGRIAVERDGKYSNGIAGVLGYYVPTQETTSKNEAVSSDEVTGPAPQQVAQPPQQNQQKNTPQQKKEEKKGFFQRLFNF, encoded by the coding sequence ATGAAATGGAAAATTCTTAAGTATGTTGCCATATTTATTATATCTTTAGGTATTGTTGGAGGGATTGGTGCTGGTCTTTTAGTTAATAAATACTATAAGGAGCTACCTAATGTTTCAGAGTTAGTTGAAAATTATAGTCCTCCTGTTCCTACTACAATTTATGATAGAAATGGACAAGTAATTGACGTTATTTCAAAAGAAACAAGAGAACCTGTGGATATAGAACATATACCACAAAATTTACAAAATGCTTTTATAGCCATAGAGGATAGACAGTTTTTGACACACTATGGAATTGATCCATTTAGAATTTTAGGTTCTGCTATAGTTAACTTAAAATCTGGAAGAGCAGCTCAGGGTGGAAGTACAATAACTCAGCAATTAGCTAGAAATGCTTTTCTATCTCATGAAAAAAAATTCTCTAGAAAAATAAAAGAGATTATAATCACATTTGAAATTGAAAGAAAATATACAAAAGATGAGATTATGGAGAAATACCTAAATGAAATCTATTTTGGTTCAGGATCTTATGGAGTTAAAACAGCAGCTTATAACTTTTTTAGAAAAGATGTTAAAAATGTAAATTTAGCTGAATCTGCTCTTTTAGCAGGAATACCAAATAGGCCAAATATGTATAATCCAAGAACGAACTTAGAAAGATCTTTAGTTAGACAAAAGTTAATATTAAAACAAATGCTTAAATTTGGCTTAATAACTGAAGCTGAATATAATGAAGCTTTAAATCATAAATTTGTAAATGAATCTAAAGCTTCATCTCAAGATTATAAAGATAAGAATACTACAATTGTTTATGGAGCACTTGATAAAAAAATTGAGTTTAACGCTCCAGATTTTACAGATTTAGTTGAAAAGTTTTTATTTGAAAATTTCGAAGAAAAGCAGATTTATAATGATGGTTTAACTGTTGAAACTACTTTAGATCTAAATATTCAAAAAGTAGCTAAAGATAAGTTTGAAAACTATCCTCGTTTAAAAAATGATAAAAAGCTTCAAGGAGCTATGGTGACAATAGATGCTAAAAATGGAGAGGTTATAAGTATTATAGGTGGTAAAAACTTTAAAACTGGTAATTTCAACAGAGCTGTTCAAGCTAAGCGTCAAGTTGGATCATCTTTTAAACCATTTATTTATTATACAGCTTTAGAAAAAGGATTTGAAGAAAATCTAGTAGTTGAAGATTCAAGAATTGTATTTGGAACATGGGCTCCTAGAAACTTTGGAGAGAGATACTATAATGGTATGACATTAATGCAAGGTTTTGATAAATCTCAAAATATAGTTTCTATAAAACTTTTAAATAAAGTTGGAATTCCAGCTCTTATGGATACAATGAAAAAGATAGATGCTGGATTTGTAGTTCCTAATAACTTAACTGCTGCACTTGGAACAACAGAGGGAACTCCTCTTCAAGTTGCACAATCATATGCTGTATTTGCCAATGGAGGATACTCTGTAAAACCATTTTTTGTAATGAAAGTTACAGATAAATTTGGTAATATACTATACGATGGTAAACCTCAAATAGAACAGAAATTTAATAGTGCAGATATTGCTCTTATGACTAATATGATGAAAAACTCTGTTAAGCAGGGGACAAGTAAAAGTGCTCAAGTAAAAATAAATAATATTCCTATTGAGCAGGGAGGAAAAACTGGTACTACAAATAACTCTAGAACAGTTTGGTACTCTGGTATGACACCTGACTACGTTACAACAATATATGTTGGATATGATAATAACGATCCTTTATATAAAGCAACAGGAGGAGGAGTCGCAGCACCTCTTTGGAAAAATTTCTATCAAGAAATTATAGAAAAAGGTTATTACACTCCTACAACATTTACATTCTTAGATAATCATGTTAAAAATGGTGATTTAGCTTATCAAGAGTTAGATCCTTTATCAGGATTACTAAGTGGAGGTCCTTCTGATAAAACTTTCTTATTAAGAAGAGGAAGAATTGCAGTGGAGAGAGATGGAAAATACAGCAATGGAATTGCTGGTGTTTTAGGTTACTATGTACCTACTCAAGAAACAACTTCTAAAAATGAAGCTGTGTCTTCAGATGAAGTTACTGGTCCTGCACCACAACAAGTAGCTCAACCACCTCAACAAAACCAACAAAAAAATACTCCTCAACAAAAGAAAGAGGAGAAAAAAGGCTTCTTCCAAAGACTATTTAATTTCTAA
- a CDS encoding Cof-type HAD-IIB family hydrolase, protein MKYKAIICDLDGTLLNEHHTISEETKETIKKVVNSGVKFIIATGRHHNDAMTFKDMLGLDSFLITSNGAKVHDYNNKEIISHNIPANLAKELLNYNYNEKLHKNVYLDEEWIAETPLEEAMVFHKESGFHHVIAPFQSLVGKDITKFFFICDDEEHISELEQKLRKKFHEGLNITLSLGSCLEVMREGVSKASAIEEVLKEEGIDLKETIAFGDGLNDLEMLSSVGKGFIMGNGSPRLKALLPENEVIKTNAENGVAKKLQELFL, encoded by the coding sequence ATGAAATACAAAGCAATTATATGTGATTTAGATGGGACACTATTAAATGAGCATCACACTATATCTGAAGAAACAAAAGAAACTATTAAAAAAGTTGTAAATTCTGGAGTGAAATTCATAATAGCAACTGGAAGACATCATAATGATGCAATGACATTTAAAGATATGCTAGGATTAGATAGTTTTCTTATAACTTCAAATGGTGCTAAAGTACATGATTATAATAACAAAGAGATAATTTCTCACAATATACCAGCTAATTTAGCCAAGGAGTTATTAAATTATAACTACAATGAAAAATTACATAAAAATGTATACTTAGATGAAGAGTGGATTGCTGAAACTCCTTTAGAGGAAGCTATGGTTTTTCACAAAGAATCAGGATTTCATCATGTTATAGCTCCTTTCCAATCTTTAGTTGGAAAAGATATTACTAAATTTTTCTTTATTTGTGATGATGAAGAGCATATCTCTGAGTTAGAGCAAAAATTAAGAAAAAAATTCCATGAGGGTCTTAATATCACACTTTCATTAGGCTCATGTTTAGAAGTAATGAGAGAAGGAGTTTCTAAGGCTAGTGCAATAGAAGAGGTTTTAAAAGAGGAAGGAATAGACCTTAAGGAAACAATTGCATTTGGTGATGGATTAAACGACTTAGAGATGTTATCATCTGTTGGAAAAGGATTTATTATGGGAAATGGAAGTCCTAGATTAAAAGCTTTACTTCCAGAAAATGAAGTAATAAAAACTAATGCAGAAAATGGAGTTGCAAAAAAACTTCAAGAATTATTCTTATAA
- a CDS encoding MipA/OmpV family protein, which yields MKKILMGLLALTVSAIALADSATSASENKFGIGAGIGVSDSIYKGADDKAYPMPLLDINYYDLYVKGITVGYQFYKDDAFAASLFIDPLAGFAVDGADLAKGYDNIDDRKFQAMFGIRLDADTGFYGVRTGLLAQVGEHGGEGKISAFKAYKVDDKLTIVPSIHVKGYSGDYTDYYFGVTSDEARRNSKIDRAYKADAAYSIGLNLAADYRLTDNVALMAFLGVEKFSSEISDSPIVEDGVLYLVGVGAKYYF from the coding sequence ATGAAAAAAATATTAATGGGGTTATTAGCATTAACAGTTTCAGCTATAGCTTTAGCTGATTCGGCTACATCTGCAAGTGAAAATAAATTTGGAATTGGGGCAGGAATAGGGGTTTCTGATAGTATTTATAAAGGTGCTGACGATAAAGCTTATCCAATGCCATTATTAGATATTAACTACTATGATTTATATGTAAAAGGAATAACAGTAGGATATCAATTCTATAAAGATGATGCATTTGCAGCTTCACTATTTATTGATCCATTGGCTGGATTTGCAGTAGATGGTGCAGACTTAGCAAAAGGATACGATAATATTGATGATAGAAAGTTCCAAGCTATGTTTGGAATTAGATTAGATGCTGATACTGGATTCTACGGAGTTAGAACTGGACTGTTAGCGCAAGTTGGAGAGCATGGAGGAGAGGGAAAGATAAGTGCGTTTAAAGCTTATAAAGTAGATGATAAACTTACAATAGTACCATCTATCCATGTAAAGGGTTATTCAGGAGATTATACAGATTATTATTTCGGTGTAACTTCAGATGAAGCTAGAAGAAATAGTAAAATTGATAGAGCTTATAAAGCTGATGCAGCATATTCAATTGGTCTTAATTTAGCAGCAGATTATAGATTAACTGATAATGTAGCTCTTATGGCATTTTTAGGTGTAGAGAAATTCTCAAGTGAGATTTCGGACTCACCTATTGTTGAAGATGGAGTTTTATATTTAGTAGGAGTAGGTGCAAAATATTACTTCTAG